From one Alosa alosa isolate M-15738 ecotype Scorff River unplaced genomic scaffold, AALO_Geno_1.1 AALO_1.0_unplaced_8, whole genome shotgun sequence genomic stretch:
- the LOC125290677 gene encoding nuclear GTPase SLIP-GC-like, whose translation MHRSVIGQIGTKSKKTKVGVFGRTGVGKSYLINTILGENLLPSGSGSACTSGVIQVEANTRDSNFIAELEFISEQEWEQELKSLRQIVDEGTEKYEQSVVDSAKDKIKAVYGKDGIKKTLEQLKSERIPELGEKKEESHETAENLEAAICDYVGSGQSNSSGRFYWPLVKSVTIKVPGHNDILENLVLIDLPGTGDINKSRQDVWKKYVRECTTVWIISDINRAVSDQSSWEILLSHLKDLALGGECSSICYICTKTDHMNAEEYMR comes from the exons ATGCACAGATCTGTAATAGGACAAATAGGAACAAAGTCCAAGAAGACCAAAGTGGGAGTGTTTGGCAGGACGGGTGTTGGCAAGAGCTACCTGATTAACACCATCCTGGGAGAGAATTTGCTGCCCTCTGGGTCAGGAAGTGCCTGCACCTCTGGTGTCATTCAAGTGGAGGCCAACACACGAGACTCCAACTTCATAGCAGAGCTTGAATTCATCTCAGAGCAG GAATGGGAACAGGAGCTGAAGTCCCTGCGACAAATCGTAGATGAGGGAACCGAAAAATACGAACAATCAGTCGTGGACAGTGCTAAGGATAAAATCAAGGCTGTTTATGGTAAAGATGGAATAAAGAAAACATTGGAGCAACTAAAGTCTGAGAGAATCCCAgagttgggggaaaaaaaagaggagtCTCATGAAACA GCCGAAAACCTTGAGGCAGCAATCTGCGACTACGTAGGATCAGGTCAGTCAAACTCCTCAGGGCGATTCTACTGGCCTCTCGTGAAATCTGTGACTATCAAGGTGCCCGGCCACAATGACATCCTAGAAAACCTGGTGTTGATTGATCTCCCTGGAACAGGAGACATCAATAAAAGCAGGCAAGAcgtgtggaaaaag tatgtgagagagtgcacCACCGTGTGGATCATCAGTGATATCAATCGAGCTGTTTCTGATCAGAGTTCCTGGGAAATCCTCTTATCCCACCTCAAGGACCTGGCACTTGGTGGTGAATGCAGCAGCATCTGTTACATCTGCACAAAGACTGATCACATGAATGCAGAAGAGTACATGAGGTGA